A genome region from Anolis carolinensis isolate JA03-04 chromosome 6, rAnoCar3.1.pri, whole genome shotgun sequence includes the following:
- the nedd8 gene encoding NEDD8, which produces MLIKVKTLTGKEIEIDIEPTDKVERIKERVEEKEGIPPQQQRLIYSGKQMNDEKTAADYKIQGGSVLHLVLALRGGGLR; this is translated from the exons ATGCTGATCAAAGTGAag ACGCTAACTGGGAAGGAGATTGAGATTGACATCGAACCCACAGACAAG GTGGAACGAATAAAGGAGCGagtggaagagaaagaagggatccCACCTCAACAACAGCGACTTATCTATAGTGGCAAGCAAAT GAACGATGAAAAAACTGCGGCAGACTACAAGATCCAAGGTGGATCCGTTCTCCATTTGGTGCTGGCGCTGCGCGGAGGAGGCCTGCGATGA
- the mdp1 gene encoding magnesium-dependent phosphatase 1 isoform X2: MTKKPSLVVFDLDYTLWPFWVDTHVDPPFKKNSDGSIRDRNGQLVNLYPEVRAVLERLHSEGIPMAVASRTGEIRGATQLLDLLSLSSYFRCTEIYPGSKVTHFQRLSQQSGVPLCQMLFFDDESRNIYDVSKLGVTCILVSNGMNLSLLNRGLEAFAHS; the protein is encoded by the exons ATGACCAAAAAGCCTTCGCTGGTGGTGTTTGACCTAG ATTATACCCTGTGGCCGTTTTGGGTTGACACCCATGTGGATCCTCCATTCAAGAAAAACAG TGATGGCTCAATACGAGATCGGAACGGACAACTTGTGAATCTCTACCCCGAAGTGCGGGCTGTATTGGAAAGATTGCACAGCGAGGGGATCCCTATGGCTGTTGCTTCGCG gACAGGTGAGATCCGAGGGGCGACTCAGCTCTTAGATCTTCTGAGCCTCAGTAGCTACTTCCGCTGCACAGAGATCTACCCCGGCAGCAAAGTCACCCATTTCCAAAG GTTGTCTCAACAGAGCGGGGTCCCTCTTTGCCAGATGCTCTTCTTTGACGATGAAAGCCGTAATATTTATGATGTCAGCAAATTAG GGGTGACATGCATTCTGGTCTCAAACGGCATGAATCTTTCGCTCCTCAACCGCGGCTTGGAAGCCTTTGCTCATTCCTGA
- the mdp1 gene encoding magnesium-dependent phosphatase 1 isoform X1 produces MNGQSGVRILIGEGIQSELISVSRTDYTLWPFWVDTHVDPPFKKNSDGSIRDRNGQLVNLYPEVRAVLERLHSEGIPMAVASRTGEIRGATQLLDLLSLSSYFRCTEIYPGSKVTHFQRLSQQSGVPLCQMLFFDDESRNIYDVSKLGVTCILVSNGMNLSLLNRGLEAFAHS; encoded by the exons ATGAATGGTCAAAGCGGGGTTCGGATTCTGATCGGGGAAGGAATCCAAAGTGAATTAATCTCTGTATCCCGTACAGATTATACCCTGTGGCCGTTTTGGGTTGACACCCATGTGGATCCTCCATTCAAGAAAAACAG TGATGGCTCAATACGAGATCGGAACGGACAACTTGTGAATCTCTACCCCGAAGTGCGGGCTGTATTGGAAAGATTGCACAGCGAGGGGATCCCTATGGCTGTTGCTTCGCG gACAGGTGAGATCCGAGGGGCGACTCAGCTCTTAGATCTTCTGAGCCTCAGTAGCTACTTCCGCTGCACAGAGATCTACCCCGGCAGCAAAGTCACCCATTTCCAAAG GTTGTCTCAACAGAGCGGGGTCCCTCTTTGCCAGATGCTCTTCTTTGACGATGAAAGCCGTAATATTTATGATGTCAGCAAATTAG GGGTGACATGCATTCTGGTCTCAAACGGCATGAATCTTTCGCTCCTCAACCGCGGCTTGGAAGCCTTTGCTCATTCCTGA